A stretch of Candidatus Vicinibacter affinis DNA encodes these proteins:
- a CDS encoding exo-alpha-sialidase yields MATYLFIFFHFIQSLFFAHSEPLAEKPTATKIVYRSSDGGHTWLDVSIGLPKDVALNTVIATDKEIILGSDRGLYIGHTTCSAILWQEDLGLGKSISNLSNGWAGLYVTSYGNGIFQKLIGTEIWVPMDKTLEDKMVRTILEIPGGSVLVATDNGIYKSIDGRKTWKQVFSEGMILNMFYSDGVIIAGGFKGLLRSVDNGENWVWAFTGDGMGLSAGTINGHMVAITSGMGPWGKENLAPFGIKTNRIRTSDDGGQTWIRADAGLSGALLNPELLRKNMRNGVQFRPSAINDIEQQGNYIFCSLDAGVYRSSDLGKTWELVLSSGGNSSFELVVSGGVIYAVSVFSGC; encoded by the coding sequence TGGCTGAAAAACCAACTGCCACAAAAATCGTTTATCGGTCAAGTGATGGTGGCCATACATGGTTAGATGTAAGTATTGGCCTGCCCAAAGACGTAGCCTTAAATACTGTTATTGCAACCGACAAGGAGATCATTTTAGGTTCAGACAGAGGTCTTTATATTGGCCATACAACATGTTCAGCTATTTTATGGCAAGAAGATCTTGGTTTGGGTAAAAGTATAAGCAACCTATCCAATGGATGGGCGGGACTCTATGTTACCAGTTATGGTAATGGAATATTTCAAAAACTAATTGGTACAGAGATATGGGTCCCTATGGACAAAACACTGGAAGATAAAATGGTTCGTACCATTCTTGAAATTCCCGGAGGATCTGTTTTAGTTGCAACTGATAATGGAATTTATAAATCAATTGATGGAAGAAAAACATGGAAACAAGTTTTTTCAGAAGGGATGATACTGAACATGTTTTATTCAGATGGTGTAATTATTGCCGGTGGTTTTAAAGGCTTATTAAGGTCTGTAGACAATGGGGAAAACTGGGTTTGGGCATTTACTGGAGATGGAATGGGACTAAGTGCAGGTACGATTAACGGGCACATGGTGGCTATAACCAGTGGGATGGGACCATGGGGGAAGGAAAATTTGGCGCCATTTGGAATAAAGACTAACAGAATACGTACTTCTGATGATGGTGGCCAAACTTGGATAAGAGCGGATGCGGGTCTGTCAGGAGCACTTTTAAATCCAGAGTTACTCAGAAAAAATATGCGAAATGGGGTTCAATTCAGGCCGAGTGCGATTAATGACATTGAGCAGCAAGGAAATTATATTTTTTGTAGTCTAGATGCAGGTGTGTATCGATCCAGTGATCTTGGCAAAACTTGGGAGTTAGTGCTTAGTTCCGGTGGCAATTCATCTTTTGAGTTGGTAGTATCCGGCGGTGTGATTTATGCTGTCTCTGTGTTCAGCGGATGTTGA
- a CDS encoding metallophosphoesterase encodes MFIIFLGLDLYVFQGIKMLTAGISSGLLKNGITIGFWIISWGLVLLMIYGFFGFRKTHHFTWVSRWTLNFFITILVTKIFFIFFLFSEDIYRFVFGVGQKIVQQNPAEDQAFFPDRRLFFSQVGLMVASVPFVSFLYGMTKGKYNYKIHHHKLFFDDLPAAFEGFKIAQFSDFHSGSFDDPQEVQKGLNMLQNQNCDLIVFTGDLVNNSADEVDPYKHMLKELHAPYGKFSILGNHDYGDYIEWPSQNEKQNNLQQLINNHHDMGFRLLQDESHAIEKKGEKIHILGVENWGVGFGKSGNLEKALVGTQPNDFKVLLSHDPTHWEHEVKMHPSNVHLTLSGHTHGAQMGVEIPGFKFSPVQFRYPHWAGLKEELGRIIHINRGFGFLAFAGRVGIWPEITVIELLKKQV; translated from the coding sequence ATGTTTATCATTTTTTTGGGGCTGGATCTTTACGTGTTTCAGGGAATTAAAATGCTCACCGCAGGTATTTCTTCAGGATTGCTCAAAAACGGAATTACCATTGGATTCTGGATAATCTCCTGGGGATTGGTGTTATTGATGATTTATGGTTTCTTTGGTTTTAGAAAGACTCACCATTTTACCTGGGTTTCACGTTGGACTTTGAATTTCTTCATTACTATTTTAGTAACAAAGATCTTTTTTATATTTTTCCTTTTTTCAGAAGATATATACCGATTTGTATTTGGCGTGGGTCAAAAAATTGTCCAACAGAATCCTGCTGAAGATCAGGCCTTTTTTCCAGACCGAAGATTATTTTTCAGTCAGGTTGGATTAATGGTTGCCAGTGTACCTTTTGTGTCATTTCTATATGGGATGACCAAAGGAAAATACAATTACAAAATCCATCATCACAAACTGTTTTTTGACGACCTTCCTGCAGCATTTGAAGGATTTAAAATTGCCCAGTTTTCAGACTTTCATTCCGGAAGTTTTGATGACCCTCAAGAAGTCCAAAAAGGACTTAACATGTTGCAAAATCAGAATTGTGATTTAATAGTCTTTACCGGAGATCTTGTTAACAACTCTGCAGACGAAGTTGATCCTTACAAGCATATGCTCAAAGAACTTCATGCTCCCTATGGAAAATTCTCCATCCTTGGAAATCATGATTACGGAGATTATATCGAATGGCCATCACAAAATGAAAAACAAAATAATCTTCAGCAATTGATAAATAATCATCACGACATGGGCTTTAGATTGCTACAAGATGAAAGTCACGCAATTGAGAAAAAAGGAGAAAAAATTCATATTCTCGGCGTCGAAAATTGGGGTGTTGGATTCGGTAAAAGTGGAAATCTTGAAAAGGCACTTGTCGGCACTCAACCCAATGATTTTAAGGTATTACTTTCCCATGATCCAACTCATTGGGAGCATGAAGTCAAAATGCATCCATCCAATGTACATTTAACCCTTTCGGGACATACTCATGGTGCTCAAATGGGTGTGGAGATTCCCGGATTTAAATTTAGCCCGGTTCAATTCCGTTACCCACATTGGGCTGGATTGAAAGAAGAGCTAGGTAGAATTATCCATATTAACCGAGGATTTGGATTTCTTGCTTTTGCAGGAAGAGTGGGCATTTGGCCTGAGATTACTGTTATCGAATTGCTAAAAAAACAGGTCTAA
- a CDS encoding arginine deiminase, giving the protein MGLSKEIYVDSEIMPLKKVIVHAPDEGIDRISPKRAGELLFDDIVYLPAMQREHKIFTNVLGMFIGEENVLETETLIREALDASIPLKEELLQKLAEWEELPGSVIKSLNDMDHGLLAEVLISGYNYPEDHILFDPIPNFIFTRDIALTIKDHVVITKASKSVRHRENLLTRFFIYAHPQFANLLTDNRLINLNLINDFPPSRKGEPISIEGGDLMLLNEDYLLIGSSERTTDHALNTLKQVLFDKKLIKNIVEVDVPKERSFMHIDTLFTQIDHLDFVGYKPIVKDGLGSYVTVHRSSGELVEYPSVLDFLHAEISSDIKFIWSGDGESPYQEREQWTDGCNLLTIRPGVALTYDRNPNTEKAFRNHGYSVIHANEFLRQVEGGSIEPSELKKTIITLPSSELSRARGGTHCMSCPVIRQKISEHV; this is encoded by the coding sequence ATGGGTTTGTCTAAAGAAATATATGTTGACTCAGAAATCATGCCTCTGAAAAAAGTCATTGTCCATGCCCCCGACGAAGGTATTGACCGAATAAGCCCTAAGCGTGCAGGTGAATTACTCTTTGATGACATTGTTTATCTGCCAGCTATGCAACGTGAGCATAAAATATTTACAAACGTATTGGGGATGTTTATAGGTGAGGAGAATGTTTTGGAAACAGAAACTCTTATCCGTGAAGCCCTGGACGCAAGCATACCTTTAAAAGAAGAGTTGCTGCAGAAATTGGCAGAGTGGGAGGAGTTGCCAGGAAGCGTCATTAAGTCTTTAAATGACATGGATCATGGTTTGTTGGCAGAAGTATTAATTTCTGGATACAATTATCCTGAGGACCATATTTTATTTGATCCGATTCCAAATTTTATTTTTACCCGTGACATTGCTTTGACGATCAAAGATCATGTGGTAATTACAAAAGCTTCTAAGTCGGTTCGTCATCGGGAAAACCTACTTACCCGTTTCTTTATTTATGCACACCCTCAATTTGCCAATCTACTCACCGACAACCGACTGATTAATCTTAACCTGATCAATGACTTTCCACCTTCTCGTAAAGGAGAGCCTATTTCAATTGAAGGCGGAGATTTGATGTTACTGAATGAAGATTATTTGTTGATTGGTAGCAGTGAGCGCACTACAGATCACGCATTAAATACACTGAAGCAAGTTTTGTTCGACAAGAAATTGATTAAAAATATTGTAGAAGTTGACGTTCCAAAAGAAAGGTCATTCATGCATATTGATACCCTCTTTACCCAGATAGATCATTTGGATTTTGTTGGCTATAAACCTATTGTTAAAGATGGACTTGGTTCTTACGTAACTGTTCACCGTTCTTCCGGAGAGTTGGTGGAATATCCTTCTGTGCTTGATTTTCTTCACGCAGAAATCAGTTCGGATATAAAATTTATCTGGAGTGGCGATGGTGAATCTCCCTATCAGGAGCGTGAACAGTGGACAGATGGTTGTAATTTGCTGACCATCAGACCTGGAGTAGCCCTCACTTACGATCGCAATCCAAATACCGAAAAAGCTTTTAGAAATCATGGTTACTCGGTAATTCATGCAAATGAATTTCTACGTCAGGTGGAAGGTGGAAGTATTGAACCTTCAGAGTTGAAGAAGACGATTATTACCTTACCATCGAGTGAACTTTCCCGTGCACGTGGAGGTACCCATTG